In Paenibacillus stellifer, the DNA window CCGCGATATCGATCATGAACAAAGGACGGGACGGACGGCTCTTCATGCTCTCCGCAATGTCTTCCGAGCTCAGCACGTAGCCTTCTGCGCCCGTCGAGCTGATGACAATGTCATAGTCCCGAAGCCGCGCAGCAGCTTCCTCCAGGGACAGCGGACGGCCCGAGAACTTCTCGGCCAGCTCCTTGGCCCGTGCCAGCGTCCGATTGGCGACGACTACCTCCTCCGCACCGTTGCTGTACAGATGCTTGACGGTCAGCTCGCTCATTTTGCCCGCGCCGAGAATAAGCACTTTTTTACCCGTGAAGCTTCCAAAAATCCGCTTGCCGAGCTCGACGGCCGCATAGCTGACGGATACCGCGCTCTCGCCGATCGACGTCTCGCTGTGCGCCCGCTTGCCGACCGTAACCGCCTGCTTGAACAGCCGGTTGAACCAGGCTCCCGTCGCTCCTTCGCCCTGGGCGGTCAGAAACGCGCTGCGAACCTGTCCCAAAATCTGCGTCTCGCCGATTACCATGGAATCAAGCCCGCATGCCACCCGGAACAGATGCTGGATCGCCTGGTCATCCTCATATTGATACATATGCTGGGTAAATTGCTCGCTCTTCACACCGAACCACTGTTCCATATAGTTACGGAGAAAATAGCCGCACATGTTCAACCGGTCCACGACCACATAAATCTCCGTCCGGTTGCAGGTGGCGACGATGACTCCCTCCAGCACGCTCTTCGTTCGCATCAGCTGGTGAAGCGCCGTCGGCAGATCCTGCTCCGCAAAAGCGAACTGTTCCCTCACTTCGACAGGCGCTGTTCGATAATTCAAGCCAACTGCGACGATGTGCATCTGAAAGTTCACCATCCTAATCTTGTCTTAATCTGAGCTGTATTATAACATTCACGCAGCCCAAAATTATATACAATCCTTATTGGACCCGCTAATTACAATCACATTTATCAAAATTTCATTGTTAAGTATATCACAACATAAACCGTCTTCCCGGCCATCTTTTTGAACTATATATGAAATAGAATAATTATAATGTAGTTCAGTACGCATTTTACACTTGAAAAAGCCTAATCCTTGCTGTACAGGTCTCGGGTATATATTTTGCCCGGATCGATCTTCTCCATTTCAGGGGACAGCCGATTAGCCACGATCACATCGCTCTTGCTCACAAATTGTTCAAAGTCATTGACCACTTTCGCCCCCAGAAACTCCGCCTCCTCGATCGCCGGCTCAAAAATAACGACCTGAACCCCGGCGTCCGTAATGCGCTTCAGTACGCCCTGAATGGCGGATTCGCGGAAATTATCGGAGTCCATCTTCATGGTCAGCCGGTAAATCCCCACCGTCCGGGGGCTGCGCTTCAGAATCATATCGGCGATATGATCCTTGCGCGTCTGGTTCGCGTCGACAATGGCGGCCATAATCTTGTTGGGTACATCCTGGTAGTTGGCCAATAGCTGCTTCGAGTCCTTGGGCAGGCAGTAGCCTCCGTAGCCGAAAGAAGGATTGTTATAATGATTGCCGATCCGGGGATCGAGCCCTACACCTTCGATAATTTGCTGCGCATCAAGCCCCCTGATTTCCGCATAGGAATCCAGCTCGTTGAAGAATGCAACCCGCATGGCCAAATACGTATTGGCGAACAGCTTGATCGCCTCGGCTTCCGTCGAATCGGTGTACAGCACATCGATATTCTCCTTCAGCGCCCCTTGGGCCAGCAGTGCCGCAAATGTCTCCGCCCGCTCCGAACGCTCGCCAAGTACGATACGGGACGGATACAGGTTATCGTACAAAGCTTTACCTTCCCTTAAGAACTCGGGAGAGAATAGTATATTTTCGATTTTATATTTTTCTTTGACCGACCTTGTATATCCTACAGGCACAGTCGACTTGATAATCATGACCGCTTCCTGGTTGATGGACAGCACGCTCTCGATTACTTCTTCAACATGTTTCGTATTGAAATAATTCTGTTCAGGATCATAGTTGGTCGGCGTCGATATAATTACATATTCCGCCTGTCCGAACGCTTCCTGTGCATCGGTTGTGGCGGTCAGGTTCAATTTTTTGGTCGCCAGATAGTGTTCAATCTCATGATCGATAATCGGCGATTTTCGGGCATTGACGAGCTTCACTTTCTCTTCCATGATGTCATACGCGGTCACCTCATGATGCTGGGCCAACAGCACGGCATTAGACAGACCGACATATCCGATTCCGGCAACGGCTATTTTTCGCATCTCCATCCCCCGTTTCTTAGTTCATGTAGGAGTTTAAATATTACGCTTAATATAACGCAATCCGGAATTATCTGTCCAGACGAAAGCCGACAAAGAGCTGTCATTTCAGCCAGTCTTTCCCTGTATTTAGGAATCAACGCCTCGCGCGTCTTGCGATCGTCTTCTATGTATTTTATTTTTTTTATAAAAAAAGCAGCCGCCCCTCGGGGTCAGCCGCCTGTACTTGTGCATATTTGGGCTTGTTCATATTTGGACTTGTTCATATTTGGACTTGTGCATTTTTGGATTACTCGCCATTCTCCGACTCTGGTCCGATCTCCGGTTCCTCGACTGCCGTCATACTCTCAACGAGGTTCCACAAATCCTCACGGCCAAGTCCGATCTCGGAGGAATAGGGGATGAAGTTCTCGCCAGGCTGCACGCCGAGCGCCTCCTTCATGATTTTGATATGCTTCGGCCAGCGGGTTTTGGGGATCTTGTCCGCCTTGGTGGCCACGACGCACATCGGGATGCCGTAATGCTTAAGCCAGTCGTACATCATCTTATCGTCGCTTGTAGGCGGATGGCGCAGGTCGACAACGAGCAGCACCAGCTTCAGTGTCTCCCGTTCGGCAAGGTACTTCTCGACCATCTTGCCCCATGCCGCCCGCTGCACTTTGGACACCTTCGCATAGCCGTAGCCCGGAAAATCCACGAAATACAGGCGCTCATTAATGCGGTAATAGTTCATATGCTGCGTTTTGCCCGGCGTGGAGCTGGTGCGGGCCAGATTCTTCCGGTTGATCATCCGGTTGATCAGGGAGGACTTCCCCACATTGGAGCGCCCGGCAAGGGCGATTTCCGGCAGAGCATCCTCCGGATACTGAGCAGGCCCGACGGCACTGATCACAAATTCGGCAGAGGTAACTTTCATAGGACTTCCTTTCTTGTACGAACGAATAATAAATCCTCATCAATGGTTCAGCTTCCAGCAAAACGGGCCCCGCCCGCAGAATGGACGGAGCCTCGTCTCATTAAGTCTAGTGATGCATGGTCTCCACATGCGCTTCGGGCAGCTCTTGCAGAGCTGTGCCGACAAGCGCATGCTGCAGGACTTGATCCATGTGGGAGACTGGAATGAATTCCACATCGTTCCGGACGCTTTGGGGAATCTCTCTCAGATCCCGCTCGTTGTCCTTCGGCAGTAGAATCTTCTTGTATCCGGCGCGATGGGCTGCCAGCGACTTCTCCTTCAGTCCGCCGATCGGCAGCACACGGCCACGGAGCGTAATTTCGCCCGTCATTGCGACATCCTTGGATACCTCGCGCTTCGTGAGCGCGGAGATCAGCGCGGTAGCAATCGTAATTCCGGCCGAAGGTCCGTCCTTCGGAATGGCGCCCTCCGGGATATGAATATGGATGTCGTTCTTCTCATAGAAATCCGGCGAAATGCCTAGTTCCCCGGCCTTGGAGCGGGTGTAGCTGAACGCAGCCTGCGCGGATTCCTTCATGACATCGCCGAGCTGGCCGGTCAGCGTCAGCTTCCCGCTTCCGGGAACGACGGTCACTTCGATCATCAGCGTGTCGCCGCCGACCTCGGTCCAGGCAAGGCCTGTCACGGTGCCGATCTGATCCTCCAGCTCGGCCATGCCGTACCGGAATTTCGACGCTCCCAGATAATCCTTGATGTCGTCCGGGAGAATTTCGACGCTCTCCTTCTCGCTGGACACGATCTGCCGGGCTGCCTTCCGGCACAGCGCCGCCACCTGCTGCTCCAGATTCCGGACGCCCGATTCCCGTGTGTATTCGCGGATCACGCGCAGCAGCGTTTCGTCCCCAATAGCCAGCTGGCCTTCCTCAAGACCGTGATTCTTCTTCTGCTTCGGAAGCAGATAGCGGCTTGCGATCTGCAGCTTCTCCAGCTCCGTATAGCCAGGAATATAGAGCATTTCCATCCGGTCCAGCAGCGGGCGGGGAATATTATGAACCGCATTGGCCGTCGTCACGAACATCACATTCGACAGGTCGAACGGAACCTCGATGAAATGATCGCTGAACGTATTGTTCTGCTCCGGGTCCAGTACCTCCAGCAGTGCAGCTGAAGGATCTCCCCGGAAGTCCGATGCCATCTTGTCGATCTCGTCGAGCAGGAACACCGGGTTAACCGAGCCGGCGGTCTTCATCCCCTGGATGATCCGTCCCGGCATGGCGCCCACGTAGGTGCGGCGATGACCGCGGATTTCCGCTTCGTCACGCACGCCGCCGAGTGAGATGCGGACGAACTTGCGACCCAGGGAACGGGCGATGGAACGCGCCAGCGAGGTTTTGCCAACCCCCGGCGGTCCGACCAGACACAGGATCGGTCCTTTCAGCTTCT includes these proteins:
- the hemA gene encoding glutamyl-tRNA reductase, with translation MHIVAVGLNYRTAPVEVREQFAFAEQDLPTALHQLMRTKSVLEGVIVATCNRTEIYVVVDRLNMCGYFLRNYMEQWFGVKSEQFTQHMYQYEDDQAIQHLFRVACGLDSMVIGETQILGQVRSAFLTAQGEGATGAWFNRLFKQAVTVGKRAHSETSIGESAVSVSYAAVELGKRIFGSFTGKKVLILGAGKMSELTVKHLYSNGAEEVVVANRTLARAKELAEKFSGRPLSLEEAAARLRDYDIVISSTGAEGYVLSSEDIAESMKSRPSRPLFMIDIAVPRDIDPSASALPNVFLYDIDDLEGIVESNMDMRRSEAVKIEAMIAEEGQQFQQWLKTLGVQPVIRALQEKSNSIHEETLESLFNKLPELDEHQRKIIRRLTKSIVNQMMHDPINVIKEMSGGKEGTEALGLFTKIFALEDRLEAAGEGGSGQAKERKFPEIQPEAGGAMKPAPFAPAGL
- a CDS encoding nucleotide sugar dehydrogenase; amino-acid sequence: MRKIAVAGIGYVGLSNAVLLAQHHEVTAYDIMEEKVKLVNARKSPIIDHEIEHYLATKKLNLTATTDAQEAFGQAEYVIISTPTNYDPEQNYFNTKHVEEVIESVLSINQEAVMIIKSTVPVGYTRSVKEKYKIENILFSPEFLREGKALYDNLYPSRIVLGERSERAETFAALLAQGALKENIDVLYTDSTEAEAIKLFANTYLAMRVAFFNELDSYAEIRGLDAQQIIEGVGLDPRIGNHYNNPSFGYGGYCLPKDSKQLLANYQDVPNKIMAAIVDANQTRKDHIADMILKRSPRTVGIYRLTMKMDSDNFRESAIQGVLKRITDAGVQVVIFEPAIEEAEFLGAKVVNDFEQFVSKSDVIVANRLSPEMEKIDPGKIYTRDLYSKD
- the yihA gene encoding ribosome biogenesis GTP-binding protein YihA/YsxC; protein product: MKVTSAEFVISAVGPAQYPEDALPEIALAGRSNVGKSSLINRMINRKNLARTSSTPGKTQHMNYYRINERLYFVDFPGYGYAKVSKVQRAAWGKMVEKYLAERETLKLVLLVVDLRHPPTSDDKMMYDWLKHYGIPMCVVATKADKIPKTRWPKHIKIMKEALGVQPGENFIPYSSEIGLGREDLWNLVESMTAVEEPEIGPESENGE
- the lon gene encoding endopeptidase La, which codes for MVSKQTKGRRFPLLPLRGLLVYPSMVLHLDVGREKSVKALEKAMVEDNMILLCSQSEVNIEEPGQDDIFRVGTVANVRQMLKLPNGTIRVLVEGVERAEIIHYTDNEEYFEVMARELPEQPDADHESDALMRTVLSQFEHYISLSKKVTPETLAAVSDIEEPGRLADVITSHLSLKIKDKQEILETIDVRERLERLLDILGNEREVLELERKINQRVKKQMEKTQKEYYLREQMKAIQKELGDKEGRAGEAEELRAQAEEKELPERVREKIEKEIDRLEKMPASSAEGGVIRNYVEWLLSLPWSEWTEDDLDISKAEQVLNEDHYGLDKPKERVLEYLAVQKLVKKLKGPILCLVGPPGVGKTSLARSIARSLGRKFVRISLGGVRDEAEIRGHRRTYVGAMPGRIIQGMKTAGSVNPVFLLDEIDKMASDFRGDPSAALLEVLDPEQNNTFSDHFIEVPFDLSNVMFVTTANAVHNIPRPLLDRMEMLYIPGYTELEKLQIASRYLLPKQKKNHGLEEGQLAIGDETLLRVIREYTRESGVRNLEQQVAALCRKAARQIVSSEKESVEILPDDIKDYLGASKFRYGMAELEDQIGTVTGLAWTEVGGDTLMIEVTVVPGSGKLTLTGQLGDVMKESAQAAFSYTRSKAGELGISPDFYEKNDIHIHIPEGAIPKDGPSAGITIATALISALTKREVSKDVAMTGEITLRGRVLPIGGLKEKSLAAHRAGYKKILLPKDNERDLREIPQSVRNDVEFIPVSHMDQVLQHALVGTALQELPEAHVETMHH